The Brachypodium distachyon strain Bd21 chromosome 4, Brachypodium_distachyon_v3.0, whole genome shotgun sequence nucleotide sequence TTGTCTCGATTAAGCATGAAGAGGTCACACTCCACCAAATATATCTCGACAATGATTTCGAGATGTACAACCATTTACCTCGCCGTAATCCACCAAATGTCATATATTCCAATCTGCTTTGTGAGGGCACGTGCATCGGGGCCAatgtcatcttttttttagcaaagcaACGTAAAAGAATAATTGATGCGGAAATGAAAGGAATGGAAAGGCTGCAAGACTTCTCTTTAAGTAAGAGAAAATCTCTTAGTCACGTATTTCTCAATTAAATTCCAGACACACTAAAAATTTAGAGGCACATAAATATTAAGGACTAATGTAACATAGAGAGATAGCTCATCTTAGACGTGAAAAGCTAAAAAACAAGTATCTTATCGACCACCGTACGTCCGTACGTACTAAGACAAATAAAAGAACTTTtacaaaattacaaataaCACACAAATCCAAGGTGTATGTTGAAAAAGGGCTTTGAGCTTCTCCTGAGATGAATCTGTCGAGACGTGTCGCCATCAGAGAATCCAAAGACAaagcgaaaaaaaaaactggaggaagAACAAGCTTGCTaacaaaggaaaaagaatGTATAAAAACGCAAGGTCGCAGCTTCCAGCTCCGCACTCTAATTCATCCGGATTCTTCTCGAGAACCTCCGAGAGATCCCCTCATTAGTTTATCCACCTGACATGACGGATTGGCCAATCCATCGAGAATTGCTGCGAAATTGCGCCCCCCATTGCTGCTGTTCTTGCTCCCAAAGGGAAATTTCTCTGTACTTGTCTGGCTTCTTTGCTCGTTCCCTTCATCTATCCCCAAAGCTGGTCTCTTACGCCGTAAAGATCGCCGGATCTCCTGCGGTGAATCAAGGTTGGTTTTGGGGCCCCGCTCGGGTAGATTTGCCGTCTATTGGGTGGTTCCTTTCTTGGTTGCTGATCCTCTTTCGCCTATCGAGTTGGTTGGAGAATGCAATGGGATTCGGTCTCTGCTTTCCTCTTACCCGAACTTATCTCCGTTTATTAAAGATGTAGATTTGTTAGCGAGTGGTATGAATGGTTAGGTGTTTTGTTTTGTAGCCCAGAACTACAGATTCTTGTTGTTCTACTTCATACATGTAGGAGAATATGGACATATGATTTCACCTTGTTCCTATTCGATGCTTGATGCAAGTAGGGATAGTTATATTATTACTGTTGCAGCAACAGACGACAAATTAACAAAGTGTGGTACCCAAAATAGGTAGATCTCTTGTTTTAGTAAATGCTCAGGTTAGTTAGCTGACTACCATGTGTAAAGATGGCTGATTTCTACAATTGCTTCATTGGTGTGTAGTGTACTGATGATACCGAATTTGCTTCTCCAGGTTAAGGGATAACAGGATACTAGATTAAGCCTTCCATGGTGAGATCATAGTTTCGGCACTATTCACACGTCTTTTGTTTTCAGAATCCAGTGTTTTCTAGCACGTGATGGCTATCTCTAATTACAATCAGTTAAACAGGGTGAAGAGGTACCAGACTTTTGTAATGAGAAAGTCATCTTGGAAGCCAAGGATTTCAGGACAGCCACAACTGTTGGTGATAAGACTGTATGTTGGCTGTGAATCACTTGTATTTCCCATAAATATCTGAGTTGTCCTATGTATGCTAATCCTGTACCTATGACAGCTTTCGTACAATTATTGTGTACGTTTAACTGTGTTAGGTAGCATGTCAAAAAGCTTACTTACAGTTTGCTTGTAGTGCTAGGTGCTGTCCCATCACTCTAAAGCTATAAGTATCAGCTGTAGCTGTCTTATCGATCTATTGTTTTAGTATCTAAAATAACAAGATCATGGTAAAATAACTGCAGTATTTTCATGTAGGGTTGGTTTGCATGTATGTCAGATAGTTGTGTattgtgattttgttgctTGGATGTTTAATGGGCTAGTGTAAATCTAATTCTTTTTGATATAATCTTGTTTTGCAGTATGTGATCAGCACATTGGATGATGGGCCCAAGTCAACCAATAGCATTAGAATTCTGGATAAATTAACTCAAACTTGGTATGTATTCTATCGTCTCAGTTTTTACTCTCTTGTTCTGCTTTTGCTTTGAGATGTCAGGCACCCTTATTCTTGGTCTTATGGCAGGATTGTGCCTACAGTACTTGGGACACAACCTATTCATTTTGAGGCACATTCTGCCATTCTGGTTAATGACGATAGGGTACTAGTAGTTGCCAAGAATGGTGCCCCACTAATTGACTCAATCTGGTTTCTTGAGGTGAGCGGTAGCAAATTAAAAACTCTCTGGTTTCATTGCCAGTTGGGTCAATTCAGTTGCTAAGTAAAGATGAGCTTCTCCTGGTTCCCACAGAAAATCACACATTGTTCAGAAGAGATAAACCATTGTTTTGCTTGTTTGTTAAATCAAGTAATTGGGCTATCAACAAGAAGGCGGCGCCTTTTTTGCTGTTCTGTTTTAACCATGTCGATGGCTTAATGTTTTTAATATTCATATCAAATTATCACGGGGATTGGTATCGTCAATTTAGCTTGTAACTGTAACTTTGCTTGTATAATCCTATGTATTCATTCGATGGTAATACATTCGGCATGCCATCATTTTGATCCCTTTTCATGGTCCTACCTGATTAATCTGATAGCTTGTCTATTTTCCCACTATGTTAGGTGAACACCTCCTTTGTTAAGCAGCAGTGCAAGATAAGAGGCACAGAAGTTGTTGCCTGGAGCAAGGGAGTCCTAGGCAGGGGTCAAAAGCCAGTGGTGATTAGTGGGCCTTCTGGTGTTGGTAAAGGCACATTAATTGCTAAACTAATGAATGATTCCCCATCAAGATTTGGATTTTCTGTTAGCCATACCACAAGAGCTCCAAGGGAGCAGGAAATAGACGGAGTCCACTACCACTTTACAGAGCGAAGGAAGATGGAGAAAGAGATAAGTGAGGGAAAATTTCTTGAGTTTGCTAACGTCCATGGAAATTTGTATGGCACCAGTATTGAAGCAGTTGAAGCTGTAACAGATGAGGGGAAGGTAAAATGACTACAGTCTTCGCGTAGATGTTTCTGAAAGGGAATTTGTTTAATCTTTTTGTTGCTTTTGCACTAAAGAGGTGTATTCTCGACATTGACGTCCAAGGAGCTCAATCTGTGAGGGATTCTTCTCTTGAAGCACTATTCATCTTTGTATGCCCTCCATCATTTGAAGAACTGGAGAAGCGCCTCCGGGCACGGTAAGTGTAGTTTCTAAAAAACAGTAACAGTCTAAGCTCATGCTGGCTATTGAAGTGTTGATTATGGTCTGGTGATCATAGCACCATACCATGTTTTGAGTTTTTGACTCATATACTCTTTGTTTATACAGGGGAACAGAAACTGAAGAACAAATCCAGAAACGGCTGAGAAATGCCAAGGCAGAGCTTGATCAGTCCAATACACCAGGTCTTTTCGATCATTTTTTGGTGAATGACGACCTGGAAACATGCTATGAGAACTTGAAGGTAATCGAGCCAGCTCGGCAGAGCACTTCCATGCATTGTTTGCCCTGACAGGAACCACTATCATATTTCCTCCCATTGTTCATAATGAATTAATGCAACCTGCAGAAGTTACTTCTGTTGGATGATGGAAGTTGTGTTTCAGATTATTCTTGCTGTGAGTTTTCGTATAACCTTTTCTTGAACTCCTATTTCCGACCACTTGTGCAATTTCTGACGGTTGCATTCCATTGGATGAAACAGCCACCACGGATAGCAAAGCCATGACATATTATACAGTTCTATCTAAAACAGATTCAGAAGTTCTACTGCAACCTGAGACTGGGAAAGTAGAAAAAGGAACTACAAGCATGTGAGCCACACTGTCTTTGATTTTACAGAATGTGATGCTATAAAATTTCAAGCTGACAGTTTGGTATGGATCTTTCCTTCCTCAGGCTTTCACTTGACCTGTCTTCGCTTTCGGGCGGCGCTCCTGGAGGTACACGGGGCATTAAGATATGCTCAGTTAACAAAGGTTAAAATGCCCATGAGATGACACAAAGTATACTCCAGCAGTGCATACTGCTAAGTTTTTGAACCGATTTGGTTGAGGCGACAGTTTCGGTCGTGGTTAGACGAGACATGAAAATATAGTGGTGGCAAAAATAAAGATAGTTCCTCTAGTTGCTTGCTCAGCTTCCGTTCCTTAGTTCTTCACTACTAGAATCAGCCAGATCTCGGCGTGAGCCCATCATTGAGACTTATCTGAAGAAGTTGTGAATTGAGCGTCCATTTATACTTAGCTAGGAACTTCTTTTGCTCTATGGATCAAGTTATTGAGTCTTAAATGTGTCTTTTTTACAAGAAGTTTGAAACGTTTTGATTGTTTGCTTCTGGAGGGGGGTCATGGCTTTCTCAGGAAATCTTGGTGTTGATCCTTGTCAGAAAGAATCCTACATGCCAGTCATGCTGCACATCAGCACATGGGGTCTTGATTCTCTTGGATGTGCTCCCTAGTCCCCAGATGAAAACACaattgattcaaatttcaTATACACAAGCAAAAGAAGAGGCAGCTGAATATTTTAACTAAATATCTTGCAATTTTGGCATATTAATATTTGAATACATTCAGTCTTTGTGTCTGAATATTTGAGGtattttttataattttaCCGATAGTTCCCTCTGTAATGTAATAAATGACTTGCAATTTTAGTAGATCGGTAGTTTATGGCATGACTGAGTCTGGATGGCAATGATTGAAGACGTCGACTAGCGCTGGGCCTGATAATTGAGCGCTCAAAACTACCACAAAAATATCTGGACAAATATAGTCCAAACAACTCAAAGCATAAAAAATGTAATCTttatcagattttttttatagaggCTTCTACTCGGTGACAAAATATTAGATAAAATACCAAACATCTCACAAATTGAGTTGTCACTTTTAAGCAAAACTTCCATCTAAAAAAGCATATTCTCCAAACAACaagaaacacaaaaaaaaacacacagTGCCAACACGCACGTTTCACCAGCGACAAAAGATAGATAAAATTGTGTCATGccgggaaaagaagaagatcaaaCTATGTCACTAAATAAAATACTGCTGCGGATATAATACTCCACATCTCTACCCACCAAGAAAAGCACAAAATCAAGCCGCCTTCGAGGAAAATTTCCATCCAAAAGATTTAATAATGCAAAATAATCTTCATAAATAATttttacaaacaaaaaaaagttgcccCGATCATTTCATCACCTGTCACCTGTCTCATCTAAAATACACACGGTCTAAGAGCAGCTTATACGAGCTAAACAGGACGGCTTAAAAGAGAAAATAATCAGCACAATTCCACGTGGCGCGATCCCATTGGCTAGAAAAGGGGCCGGCCCACCCATTATTCTCTCGCTGTCCCTCTCTATAAAAACACCAACCAAACATAAAGAAAGGCcgataaaataaaaataaaagggaGCCCGGAGCGGCAAGAAGCCAATAACACCAGCACCTCTCGCCGTCCTCCCCCTGACCCCCCAGatgccggcggccacggcgagcggcggcggcgcgcgggcggaggaggcagccgcgtcgtcttcctccgcgccTTCCTGCGTGGGTATGAGGCCGGAGGAGCTCGCGGCGAGGCTGGCCGCGGCTGGGGGacccggcgcggcggccggcgacggaggcggggccggaggagaggaaggggagcaGGAGCGAGTGCTCGCGCTGCGCGAGATCAAGAACCAGATCATCGGGAACCGGACCAAGAAGCTCCTCTACCTCCGCCTCGGCGCCGTGCCGGCGGTCGTCGCGGCGCTGGCCGAGCCCGGCGCGTCCCCGGCCGCGCTCgtgcaggcggcggccgcggcggggagCTTCGCGTGCGGCGTCGACGACGGCGCGCGCGCCGTGCTGGACGCTGGCGCCGCGGGGCACCTCACGCGGCTCCTCGCCCACCCTGACGAGAAGGTAGGGTCTGCCCCCCGTTCGCTCGCTAGCTTGTTGCTTGTTTGCGTGGATGCGTGCTTCTGATTGTTTTGGGGGCTCAAGGAATGTTCCGTGTAgagaaatttgttttttctcttggaTTTGTTGCTCAATTGGGGAAAAAATATCTGTTGCGTAGAGAAGTGCTGGCGGAAATTAGAAGGCGGCAAAGCCAGTAACCGCTTGTCCATGTGCTGTAGATGGGAAGAACCAGTGGTGAGTAATTGTTTCTGTGAGAGTAAGTATTTACATGGGTGAATGATTTTACCTTACCTTTGGTATCCCTAATTGGGTGACTTGTAGTGAGGAGTGCATGGTAACTTACTTTTTAGCCTTTTAGGGCGTCGAGAAGAGTGCCTGGCAAATCAGTGTATTTGCAGCAAGG carries:
- the LOC100845330 gene encoding guanylate kinase 1, with translation MGEEVPDFCNEKVILEAKDFRTATTVGDKTYVISTLDDGPKSTNSIRILDKLTQTWIVPTVLGTQPIHFEAHSAILVNDDRVLVVAKNGAPLIDSIWFLEVNTSFVKQQCKIRGTEVVAWSKGVLGRGQKPVVISGPSGVGKGTLIAKLMNDSPSRFGFSVSHTTRAPREQEIDGVHYHFTERRKMEKEISEGKFLEFANVHGNLYGTSIEAVEAVTDEGKRCILDIDVQGAQSVRDSSLEALFIFVCPPSFEELEKRLRARGTETEEQIQKRLRNAKAELDQSNTPGLFDHFLVNDDLETCYENLKKLLLLDDGSCVSDYSCSTTDSKAMTYYTVLSKTDSEVLLQPETGKVEKGTTSMLSLDLSSLSGGAPGGTRGIKICSVNKG